In Humulus lupulus chromosome 7, drHumLupu1.1, whole genome shotgun sequence, the following are encoded in one genomic region:
- the LOC133789819 gene encoding uncharacterized protein LOC133789819 yields MKKDIADMKTKMNDIEDGMKRFFDFMEVFMKKHDAKKEVPGEGQGEGEEEKVKNKDQKSSSQEEKFLFEDDLHQSMNDFNTVECVAPLAIIPVSNVEPIQNDLEEFSTNKFDIGHDKDFETTPTFNILSQSSNDNHEVKKKYSRKKRERKPSKFVSSPYTHNLSAIVFGLSNERRKKKEHFVGRFPFESEFDDMPSTELEERFMSWYKLGLKKYRSKKEPFHPFYATMHGFVYGDQYINYKKWFYDLYDKNGLLDDSHISISLYYLRRKAICHTCLPSFQNCTTSDYIFDAFLRQVTVSEEEIENYNWNKEVIIIDRIFGKSMPCGKSWLEVDFVYVPFFILGETHLNHWCLGVLDIDKRKICIYDSYYQDGEESVRNHVKKYCQLLPYIFDFLRFHEKRKGYTSGCEEFEYSWVQCPFQVNMTDCGIYLIKFVELLMAGKSVFEIGPDNAFSMRKKMAIELWIHGNVKHMNEGYETPTNDVCIH; encoded by the exons ATGAAAAAAGATATTGCTGATATGAAAACAAAGATGAATGACATTGAGGACGGAATGAAACGTTTCTTTGATTTTATGGAGGTTTTTATGAAGAAACATGATGCAAAGAAGGAAGTTCCTGGTGAAGggcaaggagaaggagaagaggagAAGGTGAAGAACAAAGATCAGAAGTCTTCTTCTCAAGAGGAGAAATTCTTATTTGAAGATGATTTGCATCAAAGTATGAATGACTTCAACACTGTAGAATGTGTTGCTCCTTTAGCAATTATCCCG GTTTCCAATGTCGAACCAATACAAAATGATCTTGAAGAATTTTCAACAAATAAATTTGATATTGGCCATGACAAAGATTTTGAGACCACTCCAACTTTTAATATTTTATCCCAATCATCAAATGACAATCATGAGGTTAAGAAAAAATActcaagaaagaaaagggaaaggaaaccAAGTAAATTTGTTTCTTCTCCATATACTCATAATTTGTCAGCAATTGTTTTTGGTTTGTCCAATGAacgaagaaaaaagaaagaacatTTCGTTGGACGATTTCCTTTCGAGAGCGAATTTGATGATATGCCTTCAACGGAGTTGGAAGAAAGATTCATGTCATGGTACAAGCTTGGCCTTAAGAAGTATAG gtCTAAAAAAGAACCCTTCCATCCATTTTATGCAACAATGCATGGGTTTGTATATGGCGATCAATACATTAATTATAAGAAGTGGTTCTATGATCTATATGACAAGAATGGCCTCCTTGATGATAGt CATATTTCAATATCACTTTATTATTTGAGAAGGAAGGCTATTTGTCATACTTGCTTGCCTTCATTTCAAAACTGTACTACATCGGACTATATTTTTGATGCATTTCTTAGGCAAGTAACGGTTAgtgaagaagaaatagaaaattataattgGAATAAGGAAGTGATTATAATAGATAGAATATTTGGAAAATCAATGCCGTGTGGGAAGTCATGGTTAGAAGTCGATTTTGTATATGTGCCATTTTTTATTTTAGGTGAAACTCACCTAAATCATTGGTGCTTAGGTGTTCTTGACATTGATAAAAGAAAAATCTGTATTTATGATTCTTACTACCAAGATGGTGAAGAAAGCGTAAGAAATCATGTAAAGAAATATTGCCAACTTCTTCCGTATATTTTCGACTTCTTACGTTTCCATGAAAAAAGAAAAGGATATACTTCAGGTTGTGAGGAGTTCGAGTATTCATGGGTACAATGTCCATTTCAAGTTAATat GACTGATTGTGGGATTTATCTCATAAAGTTCGTTGAATTACTGATGGCAGGGAAATCGGTTTTTGAAATTGGACCAGATAATGCATTTTCTATGCGGAAGAAAATGGCAATAGAATTGTGGATTCATGGTAACGTCAAGCACATGAATGAAGGATATGAAACTCCCACTAATGATGTATGcatacattaa